The DNA region TAGGCGCGTTACATTTTTATGTGTATTGATGCATGTATCACAAGGGCTTGATTCAGGTGAAAGGAAGAAAATTAGCTTCTTGGCATCAAAGGGGAGGAAGGAAGCAAGTACACACCATCAATCTTTGTATATGACTCACAATAAAGATGGTGATTCGATGTATCACAGCAAGCTTGCTTCCTTTTGTTCTTAACAGTGCTGGAATTCGGCTTGCAAACATGTAACTGATACATTATACTGTAGTGTGAGTGATCCACCATTTTTTGGCCGATTTTTATATTTCCAATTCTGGATTTCCTTTGACTCATTGATTTGCCTTGCACATCTCATGAAAttattcccttttttttttaatctcaatagtaaatttttaaaagctgAAGTTGCCAATTTTTTATGTCAAGAGTTATCTAGGTGGATTTTAACGTGCACTAACAAGGTATCACTGGGTATAACAGGCTAAGTAatgttttaacattttatttgtcCCACACATTTAATGATAAGCAAAGTCTTTATCCTCTACAAATTGTTGTATGGTTCTTCAGCTAAATTAGTAACAGACACGTCTTGTCCGTCATGAAGGAGGATCTGAATTTTACTCTCAAATATTTATCCTCCTTTTTAGTCATTGACACAGAGAAGCACAATTAAATTaggtaaaacaatttttttgtcatttagaATTTGTTTTGCTACTATGTTCTCGTGGTTTTAATGAATATTTGCCAACTCCAACTACTACATGCTTATTATGGCAGCGGCAGGCCCTTTTGTTTTGTCTGTTTGTTGTACTTTGTTGCTTAatccatttaattacaaaaataaataatttaaagaataaaaatattaatacaaacttatttcttatatatgctTTTACCTAGTATATCAACTTTTGGatgactaaaacataaaataaaaatagaaaaaattaagaaaaagattctaatgaaaatcaaattaaaaaaaaaaaaggtttcctTGGGTCAGATAAATCGATCAAGTTATAAGACATGCATGAGTACATAGTTTTAACTTGTCATCCCGAATTTTCTCACTTTCATAGTAAGATCTAAGATAATCCTCTCTAGTTACAcaagacaaaaatatattaacttgattataattgttttttaagcTTCATTTgaagttctttaaaaaaataatacaaactggtcataagaaagtaaaaaaattccaaagggaacacaaaataaatcattttctaaaatgataaaatgaaaattataaatctgAAAATGTAAAACTATACTTAACCCGTCTAAGTACAAATTAGAATTGACTAGAAAGGCACTGGGCTAAACTAATACCAGTGTCAACGTTTCTCAATGAATGCAACATTCTCAATACAAGTTCTTTTAAACAGCATGCAATGCCAATGCATAGATATGACTCTTCCATGAGTTCGAAATTCGATAAACTAATACTAGTTGGAAAATGCGAGTCCGTCACATCTCCTGGGAGTAGTAACTCGAGTACGTTTCACTGCAACAGAACTGATATTTTGCATTGACTTTTTCCCCAAATCAATGTGAGTTCCAGACACTTGATTCTACAATAATTAACATAGATGCATGCATCAAGTCAGAAGCTTTTCCTCCTCCACCAGCAGGAGACTGTGACAACGTAAAACACATAGTAAAAGTTGCAGCCTTTGgataaatatcatttaattggTCATGTATACCGTGCACTATAACTAAGAAACATGTTTCTATGTTTAAGATCACTAAAAATCAATCATATTCAATTTGACTTTGTCTCAATTCATTTCCTAATGAATTAAAATGTATTTGATTTCACTGTAGAAAATCATGatgaaatcaatataaaaactatttattacTACTTTAAAAACAACTATTATGCACTAATTTAATGTCTAGTTTAGATAGTGGAAGTGGCCTTCCCTTCCCTTATGGCCTTATCAAGTATCAACAATGGTAATGGTTCCTATACCCACAACATTCATTCACAATTGATGAAGGTGTAAAAGAATTTGAGGAATTTGCTTGTTTTAAAGGTGATGCCAAGCCATAGCAGGTTTAGCAATAATTGGGTAATAACCATAAGGACACTTGATTGTTGGGTGGACAAGACTTACACATTTCAGATACCATATGTGGGGCTCATTAGTTCCGTCAATTTCACAATAAATTTTTCCACCGGTTTAGTAAATACTTATTGGTGTGGATATGCATGTTTATTACGTGGAGCAACATGTGACGTCAACATTGTACACAGGGCACAATGATGAAGGGAACTTTGTTCCAACACActacaacaaaaatgaaaacgaAATATGCATAAGCGTTAACGTTATCAATTCTTGAATGCTGAAATTCAAAACTAGAAATACAAAATCATGTCGTTGAAGCTTCACGACCATTATTTAGTTAGTCAAATAACATCCCATACACTTATCTTTCAATAGGGACTCTCAGTTTTACACATTGTTAGGTTCTTAAACCATCACAAGggaattatatatattactattaaaaGCATGTTTGTGTATTTATTTCAAACGAAATGAAAGTTGGTAGCAAAAGGACGTTTGCAAAAGCATTCCCatcatttcttttgcattcagtttgcgttggaccattagattTGTCTTTAGAATTCATGCGACAACAAGCTGGAGGAAAGATCAGACATGCACTAAGTTATTTACCTCCATTGTCTCTTAACTAGTAATAAGAGCTACTATAGTTGGTACTAGTGTGCTTGGTGTACAAGGGCCACACTGTTTTTGAATTTGGGAATTCGATCTTTCTCAGGTTCATTAATTTTTCTCcattattttgtatttacaaGGTTTTGCAAGAGCAATATGACAGAAGAATATAGCTTTTGTGAGaagtagaaataaataaaactaaccctCTACCAAATCTAAAACTAAAGTCTCTATAAATTGAACTGATCGATTAAACTATATTTTGTCAATATATGTATTAaggttagattcaatttggttattaaaaatatgattttcaaaGCAAATCCAACTGATAAGATTATTCATTGGTTACGTGTTTTCAAAATTACAGTAGAAACTTTTGCTTGGGAGGAGATGGAGTTAGCATATGTACACAAATAGTctctttaaatacttttttttttcacaatccACTAACCAAaatattgaatttcatcttaaattaaaacaaaatcttttactttttagtttcaacctcacactattttttttttaatttcactaacttttttttttagttttgaaccTTTTAGATTATTTTCAATCTTAAATCTACCCTAAATCTCTAATTATTTGAATAGGAAGTAAAGATTTAAACTTATTATAGAGAAAGTAATTGAATTACTTAACTATAATAATCAAGagaataaactaaaattaaaactacTAAGCAATAAAAATCAGATATTGATCATACTAAAGGgataaaatataacatttttaaatataatatgcttTGCAAAGTTATTGTGGTTATGTACAACTGTTAAACCATTATTAATATGTGAGTCGATATGTCCGAGTGGTTAAGGAGACAGACTTGAAATCTGTTGGGCTACGCCCGCGCAGGTTCGAACCCTGCTGTCGacgatatttttattaataatatatatttttactttgaatgatttaatttaggcaagatttagtaaatatttaatttaagatgaacaaaataatacttgatttacattatttaaaaaatatttattagtacATAAAATTTGTGCGAGATCTAATAAATCACGCGAGTATCAAATATATATCTCACTCAATAATAATgatcataatataattttgtatgcTCTAGGTGTAAATTTTTCTACACcgtcaataaattaaaaattattgagcGTAGCtcagtttttatttatatttatctcaGTTTATAACAACTCACTTATTCAATGCGATAAAATGTATATCGATTTTCACAAAATAACTGtgattaagttttaaatttaacttaGTTGTATAATcgatccaaaaaataaaatttataaaaatatcttgGGCCtcattaattttagaaaaataattataaaaataaataaacttatcatatacttacttttaatagataataagattatatttaacaaaattaattgaaaaattaactagaagatgaaaaattaaaaaaattaaaggatagttgaaaattgaaaactaatgtattaaattaaaagtattaaataaaattagttattgaaataattaaaaagtataaaataacataaaaataataatattatgttttcttaaaatagataaaaaaataaacataataatagaaaaaatataaaaagttagaaattcatattttaaaaaatattaaaatctatcaaaaaaattatttatccgataatcaaataaatttttaagttaataaaaataattagaaattgaCTCAAAGGTCTTCCAGAAAATAgcctaataataatataatttggaaAATTGATGGTTGGTACGTAAAAGATACGCGAGAGGGTGTAGACGTGTAGTATATAAAGgaggggagagagagagagagaagtgggAGAGAATAGAGAAGAGAGATGGATCCAGACGCGTTGGCAAAGGCATTCGTGGAGCACTACTACAGCACCTTCGACACCAACAGGAACGGCTTAGCGAATCTCTACCAGGAGGGTTCCATGCTCACTTTCGAAGGGCAGAAGATCCAAGGCGCTTCCAACATCGTTGCCAAGCTCACCTCCCTCCCTTTTCAGCAGTGCCACCACTCAATCTCCACCGTCGACTGCCAGCCCTCCGGCGTCAACGCCGGCATGCTCGTCTTCGTCAGCGGAAACCTTCAGCTCGCCGGCGAACAGCACACTCTCAAGTTCAGCCAGGTACTCTCCCTCTGTTAGGGTTTTATTCGCTCTCCGATCCATCGCTTTCTGCTATAAATACTCGATTCGCGTTTCGATCTGCCTAATCCTGTGTTTCGCTGTTTAGTTGTGTGACGGCGTTCTTTTGACGTTGACGCGCATGACTGGTTTCAATACGATTGACATTTCTTTGCTTAATAATATAGCGAATATTGCATGTTGCTTTTGAATTTGGTTGCTGATTTGGCTCGTGTGTTTGATTGATTATCGTGTCGATTTGTTCATCTGGAAAACCTAAATTGTTTAGTGTTAGGAGGTTTTAGATTGTTATTAATGCTATTGGCGTGGGAATCTATCACGGAGAGAAGGATGAATTGGGAAGATTTTCAAATGAATTGGCAATTGATTGCCAATTTGTGATCGAGAATCTAGGGTAACTGCATAGTCAAAGGTTTGCTCACAGTAGAGAGTGAGTGGCAAAACAATTATCCATCCTTTTAtcatgataattttaatttaatggacTTTATTAATTGGATCAAAGTTGTTTTTGGATGGTTATGGATTGTACTACTGAATATCTGTTGGATATCCAAAGGCAACTTGATTTCTTTACTCTCTTCATTGTGCCCTCAACCACACTATTAACCAGGGAAAGTCCTTTAAGCTCTCAAGTTTTGGATGCTTTCGACATGCTTCTTGATCTCAACGTTCCTCATGTGCTCTTACACTGGCTGTTCTTGGTTTATTCATTGATATCAATTTGCTAGCAAAAGTTATTGCACTTTTCTTTATCTGTGCTTGGGTAGGTTATTCATAATTCCCGCCTTCCAAGTTGCCACCTGGCCTGAATCTGAGTTCAATTTGGTGACCTGTGGCCTGTGGGGTCCTTCAAAACAGAGTTTTATTCAAATTTGGCTCAAATCTTCCTGTTCTTCTCAGAAGGACTCAAGGGAATTTCACAAGAATTACAGTagaatatttaatgaaatttcaaTCTCTATAAGTAGAGTTTATGATGTACTCATTTTACCTTGAAGTTAGAAGTGATTGCCTCATGTTAGAGGATGGGTTGTCCAAATCCTGTCATTTTACTGAAATGATGGTGCCTACATGGAAGTGGCATTTTATTTACAGTTTtacttaaacatatttttgttcACCCTTACTATACATGTTTACATGTGCTGCTCTTACACTGGTAATTGTACATTATATTTTTCCTGTATATGCAGAAATATTGTTTTTGGTGGGCACTTCATCTTATTTTCTTGCTCTATTGTTTTCTCATGTACTGTTTCTCTAATTTCTGTCCACTCTCTTTTCAGATGTTCCATTTGATACCAACACCTCAGGGAAGCTATTATGTGTTGAATGACATATTCCGTTTAAACTATGCATGAAGATGTCATATGACCGGAAAGGCCATAGAAGAAGTTTGCCTATAGCAAGCTGTTTCAGATTGcacatttgaaattgaaattgggTTCTTTTTGGTTGGTTGTGTTGAACGCTTAATTGTGCCTGTTGTGTTTAGAATTTTCTGTTGTGACTGGTTAAAAACCCTCCTTCAAGGATAAATTGTTGAAAGATTACTGGATATTGGAGATTGAAAActtgaatttaatatatttgtgaTCCGCGATATTGAATCCAAGCATCTTGATCCAGTTTATCTCTACAAATTAGTTTATGCTTCTTGtcgt from Glycine soja cultivar W05 chromosome 8, ASM419377v2, whole genome shotgun sequence includes:
- the LOC114421628 gene encoding nuclear transport factor 2B-like; translated protein: MDPDALAKAFVEHYYSTFDTNRNGLANLYQEGSMLTFEGQKIQGASNIVAKLTSLPFQQCHHSISTVDCQPSGVNAGMLVFVSGNLQLAGEQHTLKFSQMFHLIPTPQGSYYVLNDIFRLNYA